In the Telopea speciosissima isolate NSW1024214 ecotype Mountain lineage chromosome 6, Tspe_v1, whole genome shotgun sequence genome, ACTCAAACATGCAATTGCAAAACaagaagccaaaaaagaaagattaaAAATTAGTTCCAGATAAACCAGAGTAGTTATCCATCATTTAATCGTGAAACTTAAAAAGAGAATAAGCTATAAATGTTAAGGTCAAACACCTGCCCTGTAAAGCAAAATGATCAGTACACCAAAGGCACACAATGTTAAATTTAAGCCATGTTGCATGATATTTGGTAGTAGTCAATCATGGTTACAGTTACAAGTATTTACATAACAAACAAGTTCCAACATCCTTCTATAAAAAATACacagaaggagaagaacctaattcaaaaattaaaatatgatgcTCTATAAAGGGAACTTCACCATACCTTCACACCCATAATGATAAATTGAGTCCTGTCCCATGAAATTAGGTATTAGTCATTGTGGTTACAATTATAAGTGGTTATACAGTCATAACAGACAAGTCATGACTTCCTAAAGTGGGAGTTTCACTCACTGGTTGCAATTTTAGCAAGTCAAACATAAATTGGAGAACACCATGAAGTAAAAGTTTTCATTCTTGATCCACAACCCACATGAATACCATTATGTTATCCAAACTTAAAATCCTTTATCGGATGAAAAATTCTAACAAATTTCCAATGCTGAAGTAGGCACTCTACTTTGGAGTGCCAATGGTAGCAACTAGGATACTTGCATTCAGCAAGATGCTTCAGAAAGCACCTTTACAATGGTAAATATTATTGTTCAACGGAGCTCCGGAAAGAAATCTTTATTATCACATAATGTTTATTTAATGGCCAGGCTTGATATGTATAGTAAAGAAATTTGCAGTTAGAAAGCTAAGAATTTCAAAACTACAGTTATAGCAGCAGACAAAAAATACTGGAAAAAGAAAGGGGCAAGGAAGCACGAAGGAAAAAGATACAAGAAGTTAGATGCAGAGATCATAAGAAAACACAAATGATATGTTTTAGTATAACTAACGAACACCAAATTCTGTAAAACCCAAAGTCTGGTATTGAACACCAAGAAGAAATACTAAAGagtaaacaacaacaaactcaaagAAACACCAGAAAATAATAGACTAAGGGTGTCGTGAATGCAAGGGCGCTTTGCGATCATCTTTTCCACATCCATCTATGAGAAAACAGAATAAAAACTTGGATAAAGGATAGAAATTAAAAAGCAAATTTTGAGTAAGTGTATTCGGACACTAATGACCAACATCTTTCTCAGTTGAGGATCAAGAAAGCATACCACCAATCTCTACGACAGTGTCATGTTCTAAGTAACCCTATACTATTCACTTGACTCACCTCATATTAATCGAGTTCCCAATGTTCAAGCGGGAAATCAGAACTCCAAGAGCAATACCCAAGTTCAATCACATAATAAACAAACAGGAGAAACAAGATTCAACATCTGAAAACCGAAAAATGGAAGTGATTTCCGGGTATGCAGAATCAAGAATAACAAAGAGAGGCAGACgcaagaaagaagaataagaagctCACCAGGGTCACGAAGCTCATCGGGATCAGCCAACGAGTGTCCCCTAAATCTATAGGTCTCACACTCCACCAAGGTCGGACCTTCTCCTCTTCTAGCCCTGGCGATCGCCTCCTTGGCCACTTCCCTTACCTTAAGAACATCCATCCCATCCACATGCACCCCAGGCATCCCGAAAGCAGGTCCCTTCTTCCAAATCTCAGGATCTGAAGTGGCTCTCAGGTGTGACATCCCAATTGCCCATAAATTGTTCTCAACGACGAAGATAATGGGCAATTTCCACAAGGCCGCCATGTTCAAGCACTCGAAAAACTGCCCATTGTTACAGGTCCCATCACCAAAGAAGGCCAACGTCACATGATCGCAGTCAGCTTCCTTCAGAACCTCCCTCCTATACTTGGAAGTGAAAGCAGCCCCTGTGGCAACAGGAATTCCTTCGCCAATGAAGGCGAACCCACCGAGAACGTTATGCTCTTTGGAGAACATGTGCATGGACCCACCCTGGCCTCGACAGCACCCAGTGGTCTTGCCGAAGAGTTCACTCATCACGGCGCGCGCCGAGACACCTTTGCTGAGTGCGTGAACGTGATCACGGTACGTACTGCAGACAGAATCTTCCTTCTTCAAGAGCTTGATGAATCCCGTCGACACGGCTTCTTGGCCATTGTAGAGGTGAACAAAACCGAACATTTTACCTCTGTAGTACATCTGAGCGCACATGTCCTCAAAAACTCTACCCAAAACCATATCTTCGTAAAGCTCCAGGCCTTCCTCTTTAGTAATCTGCAGCAAACAAGggaagaataaaaatattttggagTTAGGGTTTACCGATCTGTAAGAAGTATGAAATTTTGAAGTCTACACAAGAGAAGGGGGAAGTGGAATTGAAATTCAGGACGTGTTTTCTACGACAAGGGGAATACTAAGATACCAGATTGGCCATGGATGAGTTGGAGTTGCGCTTCGTCTCCTTGACGACGTCGGAGATGGCAACAACGGCAGATCGAcggggagaagaggaagagggctTGAGAGAATTGAACCGGAGCTTGTGGGTTGAGCCGAGGAAGGAGGAAGTGGATTTGAAGGGATCAAAGAGGGAGTTTTCTGGAGAtctggtggcggtggtgggaaGATGGAGTGGCTGTAGGATCTTCATTGCCGATATAGCTGAAGACATTGTCGTTTTTCAGAGACCTACTCCTCGCCTTTTCACTCTCAGCCTTTCTCTTCTCGGCTGATCTGCTTGTGCTTTCTTTGGGATTTTGATAATAAAGCTACAGACAGACAGAGAAGGAGAAAGCACGCTAAGCATatcagattgaaggagaaaataTAGAGAGAGACGAGGCCACAAGGGCGGAGAAACCCAAGAAGCTGGGCTTAGGAAAGACCGCCTGGGCCTGGCAGTTTTTACGATTTAGAAGAAAGTGTGAGAAGAGACCAGTCCACGGTCCACACTACTCAACTGGCACCCAAACTAATGAACTATGATCTCTTCTGAACCATGTTTCTACAGCGTTCTTTCTTTCCAAGAGTCCGGTTTTCTTAGGCACCATTTTTAGCCACGTGAAAAAAGCCGCTATGGTTGGAAATTTTGTGGGCAGGTAGAAGTAGAACCAAGGATACCTCAAGTTTCAATGAACGGAATTTATCAATATCGCATTTTATAgtaggaaaataaagaaaattagaTTTCAAAATACATTTTAAACTCATAATTTATTAATCCTAATTGATGGGGAAAAAACAATTAAGTAGAGCTCAACTGATGAAATAAAGTATCGAAGAAGTAAAGGTGTGTGTATGTATAAGAGAGTGTGGATTGTGGACCATAAGAgtattgcattatatatatgGGTGAAATAGGGTTGGATTGGGCCGGGTTTTTTGAATCCCTAGCTCAACCTAAGCCTaacctagggttaggttgggTTGAGATATGCCTAATTCTATCGGgttcagcccagcccagcctggccctaattgaccctgatcAACCCGGGCTAGGTTGGGTTGGCCCTGACTTATCCTACTTCATGTGATTGGGTGTtgatttgtttcatactcaattgactattaaatttttctttggattaaaaaacTTAGCCGAATCTTAATATTGCAAATATTTTTGTTCGATAGATAATTAGCCTTTTGTTTGGGCAaacaatagataattagatactaaacaaaaattgtaaaacataacctaacacagggtcaagccgggctgggctgggctaggcTTAGCTCGAGTCCTCGAccctggcccagcccgaccctgacccAAGGCCTGAAAATTTAAACCCTAACCTGCTCTCAGAGTTGAAAAATCCAGCACAGACCTTGTCCGGGCTCAAGGCAAGCCAGGGCAGGCTCgagccgacagggccaaacttacacccctacatATACATAATGGAACAAGGGTTAAGAAGTCAAAATCCAGTATGGATCCGTCTTCATAGATTATGGCTTGAATTTACTTTAAATCGGTTGAAATTGGGTGGATTGGCCTTGATTCGATTTAatttgatcaaactcaatacACATATAATCACGGTTAAGTTGGACTTGGCCTCAATTGATTTTGATCTTATTTTTAAAAGTCGAGATCAGGTTTTTGTACGAGGTTGATCTAAGCGCAGGAGCCACGCAACCAagcaactttcttttttttaagagtaaatatcatccccttcccctctaagtatccataatatcaaacctctcccccaagttttgaataatgataatgccctcccctaatAATCACCATTGAAAACACCCCCATGTCCTAATCACACCCAAACCGTTATTAAATATCATATATATGCGAATTAGAATCGTTCAGttgggatccagatcttctacggcacaGGCTGCCCCTCCTGCCGTGTTGCGCAGACACAAGACGGCGTGCATTaatcgccttacccctacccaaactcCTTGCccaagcaagggtaaggcggtcaatgcgcatgaccctgtgtctgcgcagcacagggCAACACActgtagaagatctgtgttgatTTAGTTGTCACTTggctaagaaattttttttttaattgttcttTTTAGGGCCGAGGTTAATGCGTAGGGACTTGCAATCcaaatcctctactgccgagctgcccggtaggaccgtgcaGACCAGACACAGTGAGGCATGCAGTGACCGCCTTGCCCctacccaaacgccttgcccaagtggggatAAGACAGTCATTGCGTgcctcactgtgtctgggcTGCACGATCCTACCAggcagctcggtagtagaggatcacgatccaGGGACTTGCGAGTTGGGACAATACAATACGACATTTTGgaagtattataaatttataaacaaCACAGCGTAGCGGCCAACCTCTCTATCAATTGTAAACCATTCCGTTCATTCAACAATTATACATCGATCTCCAATCCTTGGATCCATCATCTTTGTAATTTGGACTCCTTGGTTGCTTCAAGCACCTTTCAATATATTTGATCTTTACCAAAAACAATTATACATCGATCACTAAAGTCTCAGCCTCCCAATTAGAGGTGGTCTAGTAGCAAAATAAACTTTTAAAATTTTGTAATTACAAAAAAATGCATGCAGATACATGGATACAGGAGAGGACAAGATGAGATTGTATGAAATTACTTGgaataatcaaatcaaatcaaagatttaaTGGCACCACAAAATCTGGTGCTGACATGTCCAATCGCTTTGCTGTGTTctcaattttaatattattaaattatCTATTCTCTCCCACGAATGAATAATACCCCACATCTCTGCCCAGCTGCACTCCATTTCTCCTGTGAAGTGCTCCAACAAATCTTGAGTTTTATAGGAAACCCAAGACCAGCTCACCATTTTCCTCCCGCCACGTGGAATACACTGACAACTAGGCTATAACAACTACAAATTGGTAGCTAGTCCCTGGTCGTCGATCTTCACTCATCAGTCATCACTTTGCCGTCTACGTTTGCTGGCAGCAGCTACCTGAGATTCGGACTTCGGAGAGAGAGAACTAACAGAGCggagaagaagtgagaagaagagtTCGTCTTTTCCTTCGGATCCCGaatcctcctcctcttctcctccccGTTGAAGTGGTAAGCCAGCTTACTCTGCTATACCCGATAAACCCTTTCAATTTCCTTTTATAAATTGTATGTTACCCGGGGCCCAATGTGATTCTTCATTCTAGTTTAGCTTGCTACTTTCTGAGAGATTGGGCCGATCGGTTAGTATCTTCTTGATGTTAGCTTTTGTGATCATTTGCTTCCTTTTAGcttttggtttatttgttaGATTTTATCCTTTAGTTATTCCAacatctcaagatttttttcTCTGGAGGAGGGGATTGCAAGGGTTTAGCAGTGATCTACCTGTTATCCTAGTTGATTTCTGCAACTGAATTTGATTATTCTTGCTGCTTAATTACCTTGTTCTTTGGGGGGAGCTTTTTGTGACTCCTGATGAGTTTAAACCTTCCTTCCTAGTTTACTACTCGACAAGTACCTTCGGAAGTCTAGTTGAATAGCCAAATATGTATTGGGTTGTATTTTTTGCCAAGATAAATTTTTGAGTAAAGCAGCATAATGCTTACTGGAAATTAGTGAGCTTTCTCACCAAAAGTTTTGATGTCGAGTCTATAATCACATTCAGAATCGTGATTGGAGGACAATGATGCGGAGTAATTCTGGAGAAAAAGTCTGTATGCGTGTTTAGATTTTACATGTTTATCTTTAGGGCTAGTGAAATCTCATGCTAAATTAGTTAGTAATCGATGAAGCGATTCCTCGTAGATCCCAACAACTGATGCTCCGGCTGTGTGAAAATATTTCTGTCCGTTGAATAGAGTTCTATCATAAGTAGGAAGAGTGCTAATTGTCAGTGAGCATTATGACCCCATCACTACCTGCATGATATATGCCTTTTTTGGTCAATTATGTTGTGTATCATTTTTATGGATAAGTAAACAGTACTCAACTGTCCTGGAACCCTGCTTTAGTGATGTTCTTGTTCATGTCTTTGGTAGTTAGGTACCACCCTAACCTTTTATGCAACTGATCCGTTATAGCATCCTAATTGATCTACTCCTGTTCAGTGCAAGAATATTACAGATGGCAACTGTGACTGCATCGCAATTTGTTTCTAGAGGCTCACACCTCAACTGTGGGGGAGCATCCAGATCTGAAACCAAGGCAACATGGACACAAATTGGCCTCATGAATCGAACAGTGACCCACAATGGGTTAAGATCTTTGAACAAAGTCGATATGCTACGGATGAAAACCAACACTAAAGCAACTACAAGGCAAGCTAGGAAGATGGGATTCAAAACTGAAAATGACACGCAGTTTGGAACCATTGTATGTGGAAAAGGAATGAACTTAGTCTTTGTGGGAGCAGAGGTTGGTCCATGGAGCAAAACCGGTGGACTTGGTGATGTTCTTGGAGGACTGCCACCAGCTATGGCGGTAAGCATGGCTCTCTGTTTTACTTTCTGCCTGTTTGAATTGCAAAAGTAATAGAAGTCTGATCTGTTCTTTTTGCACTATGATCATCGTCGGATGAAAACTAATTCACTGAACACTATGGTTGGTCCTTCTCAAGGCCAATGGACACCGAGTAATGACAATCTCTCCGCGCTATGACCAGTACAAAGATGCTTGGGATACAAATGTTTCACTTGAGGTAAATTCTGATGATGCTTCTGGGGAAAGCCTTCCTTTCATTGGGGGCCATATTATATGATTAGTTGCTAACCGACTTTGTAATATGTAGATTAAAATTGGGGATAGAATTGAAGCAGTTCGGTTCTTCCACTGTTACAAACGAGGAGTTGATCGTGTTTTTGTGGACCACCCAGTGTTCCTTGAGAAGGTTGGTTTAAGCCAGAGAGTAATTCTTAGGTCCACCTCATAGGGCTCTGTTATACTTTGGCAGTAAAACCAGACTATGAGGACAATTAATGCTCATGCAATGCTTTATTTCTTAAATTTTAAGGTATGGGGAAAAACTGGCTCCAAGATCTATGGTCCCACGGCTGGAGTGGATTATCAGGACAACCAATTCAGATTCAGCCTGCTGTGCCAGGTTAGTAGTGCATTATTATcgttagtttgatattgtcaacCAAGTAATACTGTTTTCAACCATTAACTactatgcaaaaaaaaaattctgttcagATTTGGTAACTATATCTAAATGAAGATAAATATTGTTGGCTTCTTACAAACATTATGCAGAATTGTACTCTCTTGGTAATACAGAAGTTTCTCCTTATAACCAAGTTCTTTCACCAGATTAGAATGAACTCTCTTCAAAGTTCCTGTCTTCCAGTCCAACAAAATAATCCTTGGTTTAATGCGTAATTGAGATGGGAACTGCACTACCTTTTGTTGCTGCCTGCTGATATGTGGTTCAGCTGGCAAAGTGGTGGGTAGCTCCTATGCACGTCCTGTGGCACTGTGGAGAAGCTAGTGGTTACTTAAGCCACAAAATTTGTCTGCAACCTTGATCTGCCGATGGTGAATGCTATTATGACAAATTTCTTCTAATTTCTTTTGGattcccccttcttttttccgttttgctctcttttttttttttccggggggggggggtgttcttTAGCATGTGGTTCAGGTGGCAGTGTAATATTAATCACCATAAGCATTCCATGTGAGTTACTACCTCAACCATTGTATACTTGTTTCTTGGGTCCCTTCTGACATCAGGTGATAACACTCAGAAGTCAGTATCCCTGTTTTTTTATCAGAATTATAATTTGATGCATTTTATGGCTTTCAGGCAGCTCTAGAAGCC is a window encoding:
- the LOC122664147 gene encoding pyruvate dehydrogenase E1 component subunit alpha-3, chloroplastic-like, whose amino-acid sequence is MSSAISAMKILQPLHLPTTATRSPENSLFDPFKSTSSFLGSTHKLRFNSLKPSSSSPRRSAVVAISDVVKETKRNSNSSMANLITKEEGLELYEDMVLGRVFEDMCAQMYYRGKMFGFVHLYNGQEAVSTGFIKLLKKEDSVCSTYRDHVHALSKGVSARAVMSELFGKTTGCCRGQGGSMHMFSKEHNVLGGFAFIGEGIPVATGAAFTSKYRREVLKEADCDHVTLAFFGDGTCNNGQFFECLNMAALWKLPIIFVVENNLWAIGMSHLRATSDPEIWKKGPAFGMPGVHVDGMDVLKVREVAKEAIARARRGEGPTLVECETYRFRGHSLADPDELRDPAEKAHYAARDPIVSLKNYMTQHNLASEGELMAIEKKIDELIEEAVEFADASPLPPRSQLLQNVFADPKGFGIGPDGKYRCEDPKFTEGTAHV